The nucleotide sequence CGGAAACAGAGACTTGATCGTCGGAAAATTGACTAAGCAAAGTGTAATTAGATCTTCTACCGGGCATTTCCATGGAAGTTACGGCGATCTAGATGAGTGATGATGTCTCCGATCATATAAGCTTCAAACCCTAGGAAACCGccattgttgaagaaaaaaaattcggCTGAGCTAGCCACTTGTTTCTCTCTctagtttttcatattttttcttctttactttttgtttaataaaaattctcttctctctctctctaatggaaattggaattttttaattttaattttgtatataaactaATGAGAGAACTTTTAACTCGGTGGCGTTTCTGTTGATAATTTCGTTATATTCCCTCTCATTTCCCCCCTTTTTTATGGAACTTTGacattttttccaaaacaaattttgtaattttattttaaccaCCATGAAAAGTTTAAGCAATCGATTTGTGTATTTTCTTTTGGGTAGAATGCAACTGAGATTGGAAGATACTAATGTAAAACATAGGGCCGACGGCCTATTTCCCCACCAGAACTATCGTATCGAGTCAGATAGAGCCCGTTCTTTACCCCAGTCTATATGTCCCcgaaaaaaaagttcaatgCCAGTTGCCCCCCGAATTAAAAGTTCAAAAGCTATATCTCCCCGAGTTTATTCTTCTACATCAATTAACCCATAATCACTCCATAGGTAGTGACCGTTTCAAAGAGGAAACAAAGCTAAAAAGAGGAACATGCTCACGTGTTATAGACTAAACCATGTTGCATGCCCACTTGAATAAGATCCAAAGTATTTCTATATATGGAATTGAGATTACAATCTCTGCaaaagttttggttatatttctTATACCAATCTGAATACGTGACATTTGATTTAATTCACTTTTTAGTCTAACATACAACATCAAAAAAAGCTTTCTGAATCTCCATAATTCAACGTTGTAAAgtttatctagtatatatatacaatagtAGTATTTTGTTGGGGGTTGAGGGGGATGTATTCGTGTAAGCAAAAATGGATGGGCTCTTGTGTCTTTATATTCTTTTGTCTATTCAAACATTCGTGTTTTATGCCTGTTACGTCTTCTATTATGCATGCATCttaaatctttcttctttttctttatgttggatcgttgacaaacaaacaaatatttttgtttatgataatgtagtttttttgtagtagataaataagattgtATTCGTATAATTTGCTAAAATTGACGTAAACAAataagatttttgtatttttgatctTGGAAGCACCACCTTAAACACGTATTGAATGTTGTTGATACGGCAAATAAAAACTCTAGCTAATATTGAAAAAGAAGCGTTAACGTTGTTTTTACAGTGAATTTGAATGGACAAAACACTAATTACAGTAATTATACAATTTATAGTGAATTGTGGGTAACAATTAAATTTACGTTTAGGTTTAATGTATGGAATTATTAGGTCAGTTTTAGTAGTATTACTGTATTAGTCTATTTAAATTAGTTCTATAATTAATCTACTAATTAAGTCAAGATAAAATTCTTCTATCCCTAAagatttttcagattttttttccgGAGATAGTCAATGAGCTGTCATTAATTTATCAATCAAGTTATCAACGCAACTTggacaataaaataaatactaagGTTCATCGAATACTGCCAGGTTCAATGCACTCACCGCATTTTTGTCattaacttgatttttttttagccgtagttttttttttttccagtaagttgcttcttcttcttttgttttttcttctccttttgtattattttaaaaatatatcacgGCTGCTGAATATATAAAGGTACGTTGTGGAATACTTAGACAAAATTTTGGGTTACGTATTACTTAACTTTTTTTAACTAGTGTGTAATCAATTAGTTTAGTTGAGATTATTTAAGATTTGGTAGTCTATTGCTGCTTAATTCCCACTCGTGCAACTATCCCATTTAATTATCCGTAGTTGGACCGTACTTAATGTTATTATCATATATACACTCCATAGATTTTGTTAACTGGTTTTCGTTTTTCTATGGATTAGgaaaaaagatttaaatttgtgattcaTTCATGGTTAGTAATTTTACTGTAGTATAAAACAGCTTTTACCTTGAGAGGGCATTAAGGTAAATGATGCTCCATCTGACCGTGGGAATTTTGAATAGTGTTGACGAAAACGCCTGACCAAACGAAATCTCCGTCAGTCAAATAAGTCCGTTACAATCCGTCCTCCCTGACACCGTTAAATTAAAAGTCGGTTAATAAAGATGGGCTTAAATACTGGGCTTTAAAACCCTAAGCCCAATACATGAGCAGTACACACAAACCATCGAGTGGTCCGCGTAACAGACAATCACTAAAATCCCCTTTGCTCTctcattaaataaatttcatcagACGGCCCTTTCAACTTCATACGCCCTAGAACCGCTCTGGAGAGACGAATCGCTctagaaccttcttcttcttcgtcgcaTCGTCGCCTTCAAGCTCACACTACCTCTCACGACAATGGAGTTCTGGGGTAAAATCGTTTCCCTCTCttacttcgtcttcttcttcttcttcttccgtttATAAGCTTCGTTTCGGGCACTTGTTAGGGCTTTTCATCTTCtggtttcacattttttttccgCTTTTTCACTGTTTCTTCTCTCGAATCGTTTGGTTAGCTGTTCAGATGAGTAACGAGAGATGAGATTTGTCAGTATTTGGTGTTTAGTCTAGGTTTTAACTCCGATATTTCTAGTTTCGTTGCTGAAATTGAAAACAGAATTGAGTAGAGGCTTTTGGATTCCATGTCTCGGGGATTTGGTACTTTTGAATGGTTCGAAATGATGGATTTGTGGaagatttgttgattttgttgtacTATTTATGCGTTTGCAGGTGTTGAAGTTAAGCCTAACGCACCACTTCGTGTGAATCCTGGGGAAGATATGCTCGTGCACATCTCACAGGTACTGTTGAATTGCGAGCTTGATTTTTGAGTTGTTGTAACAATGTATTTTACAGTGacgtttttatttatcttattgaAGGCTGCTTTGGGAGAGAGTAAGAACAATGTGAAGGAACCGATTCAGCTTTTCGTGAAAGTTGTTGGAGGTGAAAAGCTTATTATTGGGAACCTCTCTCATGACAAGTTTCCTCAGCTTTCCACGGAGCTTGTCTTGGAAAAGGATTTTGATCTGTCTCACAATTGGAAGAATGGGAGTGTTTTCTTCACTGGTTACAAAGTTGATGCATCTGATCCATATCCTTTATACTATTTCAATATCTGTTTGTTATATTTGCTTAAACCTTACAAGCTTGTTGATGAATATGATTTTGGAAATCGttgttttactctcttttttttccttcactcTCTTTGTCCGTCTTACTGaggcttctgatgatgatgatgaacctgCGGTTGCTAGTGACAAAGGTGAGTGGGGAGTTTTATCAAATTGTGTCTAGTTTatctgattttagtttttatttaaggATGCTAATCTCTTATACTTTGATGTGGTCTTAGCTGAGCCAGCTGTTGCAGCATCAGGTGTGAAACAGGTGAACTTTCAATTGCCAAATGCAGAAGTCAAAGCCCAGGAagatgatgacgaagatgacAGTGAGGAGGACTCTTCAGATGATGAGGAGGAGTCTTCTGACGAATCTGGAGATGAGGAGGTACCTCTATTTATAAACTACTGACTCAATTGCTGTAGAATTTAACTTAGGCTTAGTGACATGTTAAAATTATAAGCAGTGTACGCCTGTCACTTTTATGTTTGCATTTTCCACATGAACAATAATGTGTATTTCTGTTCTATCCCATTCTCTTGATTCTTTAATCCTTATCAtcgctgctgctgcttcttttCAGGAAAAGAAGGTTACTGCTGAAGTTGacagtgatgaagaagatgaagatgactcATCTGACGACGATGAAGATGACTCAGAGGAGGAGGACACCCCAAAAAAGGTAAGCGTATATTTCTCTATTTATCTGCTCGTTGATGAGTAAACGTATATTTGTTCTGACTTAATACCCTTCCTTGGGAGCAATTTCGCTGCTTGTGTGGTCAAACTAAAACCGGATATCTaaattttcttggtttatgAATAGCCTGAAGAATCCAAGAAGAGGTCTGCAGAAGCCAACTCCTCAAAGAATACTGCTTCCAACAAGAAGGCTAAGTTTGTAACTCCTCAGAAAACAGGTGATTAAATCCTTTTTACCAATCTCCTCGTTAAATCCTTGTTTTTtaacagaaagaaagatggaTTGGTTTAACTGAAAACATTGtgacaataaaaacagagtctaAGAAGCCGCATGTCCACATTGCAACTCCTCATCCATCAAAACAGGCGGGTAAGAATTCTGGTGGAAGCAGCAATGGAGAGTCGTCGAAGAAGCAGCAGACACCAAAGTCTGCAGGAGCGTTTGGGTGCAATTCATGCAGCAGAACCTTTACTTCGGAAATGGGGTTGCAGTCTCACACAAAGGCGAAACACAGTGCAGCTGCTTGAAAATCATAAGAGGAAAGAAGCTCGATGACTAGTCTTTATAATATCTTCTTTAGAACTTTGATGCCTGTTGGTGTTCAAAACTGGAACTTGCGAGTGAGTCAGTTTTAGTTGGTCTTTTTTTCTCAGGCGtttcaactttttcttaatCGTTTCGGTATTTTGAAAACTTTGCTAAACCTTGGTTTGTGTTTAGTGCTGCTAATAtggatatatattattagaagTCTTTTTGGAGGCTTTTCTAGTAAAAACctgatttttgaaattctttgaCCAAAACTCTAAATCTTTTATCCATTAGCTTCCCAATGGGCCCGAAAAGAAGGATATTAGATGTCGCGTATTTTAGACGTGCAAACATGTCAATTTGCCTATAGttataatttatgaagatgAAATTAACAACAAGCAGGTTTGCCCGAGTGGTTAAGGGGGAAGACTTAAGTTCTTCTGCACATAAGTGCGCGTGGGTTCGAACCCCACAGCCTGCAATAAttcctaatttattttttccttatcGTTTCCACTTTTCATTGACTTTTGGgtaattttccttttatttgttaGTGtcactttttccttttttttggttcaatttggTAAAGTGTGTTTCATCGCTAAAAGCATCgttagtatatatatgtcacTAATAAGATTGCTCTGTTTGTATGTGACAAATTGAGGCTTAGCTTTCTGCATCGTGATCTTGCCTTCTGGTTCAGCCATTCGTTTGGGTTTTGCCCTAATGCCGCACATCCGGCGTTACGTCTTCAATCCTACCGGAATAACAAGAGTCGtagaagaagaatatgatgaCCAAACCGAACCTCAAACCAGGGGATACATCCATGTGAATGTGACAGCCTCAACTAGGGTTTCACTCAATGAGAGAGAGCATCAGAAAAGTTCGTCCAATGTtgtttcttcatcatcgtcttcagGATCGCAGGAGGATATAGAATCACGCTGTTCGATCTGCATGGAAGTTTGGACCAACGGTGGCGAACACCAAGTCTCTTGTCTTCCCTGTGGACACTTGTATGGGTTTTCTTGCATCAACAAGTGGTTACAACTTCGTCCAAGTTCAGGAAAGTGTCCCCAATGCAACAGAGCATGTAGCTTTAAAGATGTTGTCAAAATCTACGCATCAAAGATTGCTGCGGTTGATGATGAAGGACAAAAGAGAATCGTATCTCTCGAGGCCAAGTTAAGTTCAGTAGAAGAGAAGACTAGGAGTTTGAGTAACAAAGAAGCTCgatggagagaaaaaaaagcagAGTTACGATTAGAGATTACTaatctgaggaagaagatgtaTCAAGATCGTCATGGACATGATGAACCTTCTTACAGCTTTAAACATCATAAAGAAGTGTTAGTTAATGGTGGCcgtatatttgaaataaatggTGGCAGACAGAATCTGTTGTTGGCCCGTAGGCTCTCAGGAAGTGGTGGAACGTTTGTGCTTACGCAAATCAACTTACATACTGGTAAGATTGATGATGACATTTTGTTGCCTCGTACAACTAGAGCTATTCAAGATCTTCGCCTTTCGCCTCACAATAACGGGCTAGCTGTATTTGGTTCTCTGGGGAAAAATTTATCTTTCATAAGCTTGGATAGTCACAACACTGTCTTGTCTTATGATCATCTACCTGCTGCACCTTTGTCTTGTTCTTGGGATCTCAACAGTTGTCACCATGTTTATGCTGGACTACAGAATGGAACAGTTTTAGTATTTGATATGCGTCAAAACAAGAGACCTTTAGCATCCTTGGCTGGCGTGACAAGCAATCCAGTTCATACTATCCATCATCTCTCTGCATATTCCACTCCAACTTCTGATGTCGGCGGTGAGCTCTTATCCGCTTCTTCCACCGGGCTGTGTCAGTGGAACATTAGTGGCAGTGAGGGAAAGCCAACATTGGTTTCTGAAACAAGAAACTTAGGAACATGCACAGCCTCCTCGTATTGTCCTCGCACCAGTCATGTGGTTGCCACTTATAGACGGAGAGCTGAA is from Camelina sativa cultivar DH55 chromosome 20, Cs, whole genome shotgun sequence and encodes:
- the LOC104768557 gene encoding histone deacetylase HDT3 yields the protein MEFWGVEVKPNAPLRVNPGEDMLVHISQAALGESKNNVKEPIQLFVKVVGGEKLIIGNLSHDKFPQLSTELVLEKDFDLSHNWKNGSVFFTGYKVDASDPEASDDDDEPAVASDKAEPAVAASGVKQVNFQLPNAEVKAQEDDDEDDSEEDSSDDEEESSDESGDEEEKKVTAEVDSDEEDEDDSSDDDEDDSEEEDTPKKPEESKKRSAEANSSKNTASNKKAKFVTPQKTESKKPHVHIATPHPSKQAGKNSGGSSNGESSKKQQTPKSAGAFGCNSCSRTFTSEMGLQSHTKAKHSAAA
- the LOC104772112 gene encoding E3 ubiquitin-protein ligase RFWD3-like, which codes for MPHIRRYVFNPTGITRVVEEEYDDQTEPQTRGYIHVNVTASTRVSLNEREHQKSSSNVVSSSSSSGSQEDIESRCSICMEVWTNGGEHQVSCLPCGHLYGFSCINKWLQLRPSSGKCPQCNRACSFKDVVKIYASKIAAVDDEGQKRIVSLEAKLSSVEEKTRSLSNKEARWREKKAELRLEITNLRKKMYQDRHGHDEPSYSFKHHKEVLVNGGRIFEINGGRQNLLLARRLSGSGGTFVLTQINLHTGKIDDDILLPRTTRAIQDLRLSPHNNGLAVFGSLGKNLSFISLDSHNTVLSYDHLPAAPLSCSWDLNSCHHVYAGLQNGTVLVFDMRQNKRPLASLAGVTSNPVHTIHHLSAYSTPTSDVGGELLSASSTGLCQWNISGSEGKPTLVSETRNLGTCTASSYCPRTSHVVATYRRRAESSDNTIPAVNSTDGVYGFHVGLKRRVDGTYSQKQSSTQAIVKTIILPKTAIIDFGMERRQLFASYDDSTRELILQDPSSFTVSQRFALSSPHLLQDVKYAHLNGSGLLGLLTDDRFQLLRN